One Amblyomma americanum isolate KBUSLIRL-KWMA chromosome 8, ASM5285725v1, whole genome shotgun sequence DNA window includes the following coding sequences:
- the LOC144101442 gene encoding uncharacterized protein LOC144101442: MSRGHADRFLNTPAFAHGAPSGYSVRTRRATAATAGTPGVDYPHKDGAPEDKRGRFPCWPIVMPPASRVTQADDWLRGDGSVGFALNTHLDRQCTTTVDSCNSSPVPAIVVHAEEHDDSHLHRNPASAVASRRFRRNAQLMAELMGAHVVRRRQPKDWEFVLRDRRSQTVMLEEKLQTYQAELAELEDRLQRKQRQWLEADAAFLENLRTCGDRGRLLQVAREFRGLPTRPNACKTAFRLSCFP; this comes from the exons ATGTCCCGAGGTCACGCCGATCGCTTCCTCAACACGCCGGCGTTTGCCCACGGCGCGCCATCTGGTTACAGCGTCAGGACACGCCGCGCGACTGCGGCGACAGCGGGGACACCTGGTGTCGACTATCCGCACAAAGATGGCGCCCCGGAGGACAAGCGCGGCCGGTTCCCCTGCTGGCCTATCGTCATGCCGCCCGCATCCCGGGTCACGCAGGCAGATGATTG GCTTCGCGGCGATGGCAGCGTGGGGTTCGCCCTGAACACCCACCTGGACCGGCAGTGTACAACCACGGTGGATTCGTGCAACTCGAGTCCCGTGCCGGCCATAGTGGTACACGCTGAGGAGCACGACGACTCGCACCTCCACCGCAATCCTGCGTCCGCCGTGGCCTCCCGCCGCTTCCGGCGCAACGCTCAGCTCATGGCCGAGCTCATGGGCGCTCACGTTGTCCGGCGGCGCCAGCCAAAG GACTGGGAGTTCGTGCTGCGCGACCGTCGTAGCCAGACTGTCATGCTCGAAGAGAAGCTGCAGACGTATCAGGCCGAGCTCGCCGAACTCGAGGACAGGCTGCAACGAAAACAACGCCAGTGGCTGGAGGCGGATGCGGCCTTCCTCGAGAACCTGCGAACCTGTGGCGACAGGGGGCGCCTGCTACAG GTCGCTCGAGAGTTCCGCGGGTTGCCTACCAGACCGAACGCCTGCAAGACAGCATTCCGTCTCAGCTGTTTCCCGTAA